One Gemella haemolysans ATCC 10379 DNA segment encodes these proteins:
- the ptsP gene encoding phosphoenolpyruvate--protein phosphotransferase: protein MLQLKGIAASQGISFAKAYIFVEPNLTVKEVKVQDVVAEVKRFEDAIEISKKELTIIKDKAHENLGADKAAIFEAHLLILEDPEFMGTVKTDIQSKEINAEYALKETSDMFVSMFESMDNDYMKERAADIRDVSKRILAHLLGVDLPNPSLIDEEVIVIAEDLTPSDTAQLNKQYVKGFATNIGGRTSHSAIMARSLEIPAVVGTSTITEEVKNGDILILDGLDGVVYVNPDEATTAELKEKHVKFEEQKAEWAKLVSEKSVTKDGHEVILAANIGTPADLEGVNNNGGEAVGLYRTEFLYMGRDQLPTEEEQFEAYKAVLEGMGDKPVVVRTLDIGGDKELPYLDLPKEMNPFLGFRAIRLCLEEKDLFRTQLRALLRASVYGKLCVMFPMIATVQEFRAAKALFLEEKEKLVAEGVSVSNDIELGIMVEIPSTAVIADIFAKEVDFFSIGTNDLVQYTMAADRMSEKVSYLYQPYNPAILRLVKNVIEASHKEGKWTGMCGEMAGDSLAIPLLLGMGLDEFSMSATSILQARSQIKNLSLDKMKELVDKAIMCSTTEEVLALVAEYTK from the coding sequence ATGTTACAACTAAAAGGTATTGCAGCCTCTCAAGGGATATCTTTTGCTAAAGCATACATTTTTGTTGAACCAAACTTAACAGTTAAAGAAGTTAAAGTTCAAGATGTTGTTGCTGAGGTTAAACGTTTTGAAGATGCGATTGAAATTTCTAAAAAAGAATTAACAATTATTAAAGATAAAGCTCATGAAAATTTAGGTGCTGATAAAGCAGCTATTTTCGAAGCTCACTTATTAATTTTAGAAGACCCAGAATTTATGGGAACTGTTAAAACTGACATTCAATCAAAAGAAATTAACGCTGAATATGCATTAAAAGAAACTTCAGATATGTTTGTTTCAATGTTTGAATCAATGGATAATGACTACATGAAAGAACGTGCTGCTGATATTCGTGACGTTTCTAAACGTATTTTAGCTCACTTACTAGGTGTAGACTTACCAAACCCAAGCTTAATCGATGAAGAAGTTATCGTTATTGCAGAAGACTTAACTCCATCTGATACTGCACAACTTAACAAACAATATGTTAAAGGTTTTGCTACAAATATTGGGGGACGTACTTCTCACTCAGCTATCATGGCTAGATCATTAGAAATTCCTGCAGTAGTAGGAACTAGTACAATTACTGAAGAAGTTAAGAATGGAGATATTCTTATTCTTGATGGATTAGATGGTGTTGTATATGTAAATCCAGATGAAGCTACTACAGCTGAATTAAAAGAAAAACACGTTAAATTCGAAGAGCAAAAAGCTGAATGGGCTAAATTAGTTTCAGAAAAATCTGTTACTAAAGATGGTCATGAAGTAATTTTAGCTGCTAACATCGGTACACCAGCTGACTTAGAAGGTGTTAATAACAACGGTGGAGAAGCTGTAGGTTTATACCGTACAGAATTCTTGTACATGGGACGTGATCAACTACCAACTGAAGAAGAACAATTCGAAGCTTACAAAGCTGTATTAGAAGGAATGGGTGACAAACCTGTTGTAGTTCGTACTTTAGACATCGGTGGAGATAAAGAATTACCATACTTAGATTTACCAAAAGAAATGAATCCATTCTTAGGATTTAGAGCAATTCGTCTTTGCCTAGAAGAAAAAGACTTATTCAGAACTCAACTTAGAGCATTATTACGTGCATCAGTTTATGGTAAACTATGTGTAATGTTCCCAATGATCGCTACAGTTCAAGAATTTAGAGCTGCTAAAGCACTATTCTTAGAAGAAAAAGAAAAATTAGTAGCGGAAGGTGTTTCAGTAAGTAACGATATCGAATTAGGTATCATGGTTGAGATTCCATCAACTGCTGTTATCGCTGATATCTTTGCTAAAGAAGTGGACTTCTTCTCAATCGGTACTAACGACTTAGTTCAATACACTATGGCAGCAGACCGTATGAGTGAAAAAGTATCATACTTATACCAACCATATAACCCAGCAATCTTACGTCTTGTGAAAAATGTTATTGAAGCATCTCACAAAGAAGGTAAATGGACTGGAATGTGTGGAGAAATGGCTGGAGACAGCTTAGCTATTCCATTACTATTAGGTATGGGATTAGATGAGTTCTCTATGTCGGCTACTTCAATTCTTCAAGCACGTAGCCAAATCAAAAACTTATCATTAGATAAGATGAAAGAATTAGTTGATAAAGCTATTATGTGTTCAACAACTGAAGAAGTATTAGCATTAGTTGCAGAATATACTAAATAA
- a CDS encoding phosphocarrier protein HPr has protein sequence MLQKEFKVIDETGIHARPATLLVQAASKFQSNIELEFNGRKVNLKSIMGVMSLGVGKDADIVIYADGADEAEALAALEETMKKEGLA, from the coding sequence ATGTTACAAAAAGAATTTAAAGTTATCGATGAAACAGGAATCCACGCTAGACCAGCTACTTTATTAGTACAAGCTGCATCAAAATTCCAATCAAACATTGAATTAGAATTCAACGGACGTAAAGTTAACTTAAAATCAATTATGGGTGTTATGAGTCTTGGAGTTGGAAAAGACGCTGATATCGTAATTTACGCTGATGGAGCTGACGAAGCAGAAGCATTAGCAGCATTAGAAGAAACAATGAAGAAAGAAGGATTAGCATAA
- the secE gene encoding preprotein translocase subunit SecE, with amino-acid sequence MIRFLKNVATEMRKVSWPTFSELVRKTLIVIVVVGILMLFSYVVDLGITAGIRHFSR; translated from the coding sequence ATGATTAGATTCTTGAAAAATGTAGCCACAGAAATGCGTAAAGTAAGTTGGCCAACTTTTAGTGAACTTGTTAGAAAAACACTAATTGTTATAGTTGTAGTTGGAATATTAATGTTATTTAGCTACGTAGTAGATTTAGGAATAACTGCTGGAATTAGACACTTCAGTAGATAA
- the ruvA gene encoding Holliday junction branch migration protein RuvA, translated as MYAYIKGKISEINPTNIVVDNNGIGYEIVVANPYEYQLNEEKTVFISQQVREDSNILYGFSNKDQKKVFLLLLKVKGVGPKSALAILAGGTSEEIIGAIENQDVTYLTKFPGIGKKSAQQIILDLQGKVDFSMTNISSAPTAVNNYLSDAILALEALGYSKKELAKIEKKLSAFDFSGVDEYVKQGLKLLMSA; from the coding sequence ATGTACGCATATATTAAAGGAAAAATTTCGGAAATTAATCCGACAAATATCGTTGTTGATAACAATGGAATAGGCTATGAAATAGTTGTTGCTAATCCGTACGAATATCAATTGAATGAAGAAAAAACTGTTTTTATTAGCCAACAAGTAAGGGAAGATTCTAATATACTTTATGGATTTTCTAATAAAGATCAGAAAAAAGTATTTTTACTATTATTAAAAGTAAAAGGTGTAGGACCTAAGAGTGCTTTAGCTATACTAGCTGGAGGTACTAGTGAAGAAATTATTGGAGCTATCGAGAATCAAGATGTGACATATTTAACGAAGTTTCCGGGAATTGGGAAAAAATCTGCTCAACAGATTATCCTTGATTTACAAGGTAAAGTTGATTTTAGTATGACTAATATTAGTAGTGCTCCAACTGCTGTAAATAATTATCTAAGTGATGCAATATTAGCATTGGAAGCTCTAGGATATAGCAAAAAAGAACTTGCAAAAATCGAGAAAAAATTATCAGCATTCGACTTCTCTGGTGTTGATGAATATGTAAAACAAGGATTAAAATTATTAATGAGTGCATAA
- the pheS gene encoding phenylalanine--tRNA ligase subunit alpha: MTLENIRKEYLELVKTIKDEKELYDLRVKFLGKKGALTEVMKGARDLSPEERPTFGKLVNEVKTFINDSLEERKAELAKAALELKLASEDIDVTLPSKKVELGGINPLNKIIEEIEEIFISMGYSVAEGPEVETDKFNFEMLNLPKDHPARDMQDSFYITNELLMRTQTSPVQAREMLKANGEGPIKIICPGKVFRRDNDDATHSHQFTQIEGLVVDKNITFSDLKGTLEHFIKAVFGENKKIRLRPSFFPFTEPSVEVDVSWGNEDDEENIKWLEILGAGMVHPNVLKMAGFDPEVYSGFAFGMGPERVAMLKYGISDIRSFYTNDVRFLKQFNSDRND; encoded by the coding sequence ATGACTTTAGAGAATATAAGAAAAGAATATTTAGAATTAGTTAAAACAATTAAAGATGAAAAAGAACTTTATGACCTAAGAGTTAAATTTTTAGGGAAAAAAGGTGCACTAACGGAAGTTATGAAAGGTGCACGTGATTTATCGCCAGAAGAAAGACCAACTTTTGGGAAACTTGTTAACGAGGTTAAAACTTTTATTAATGATAGTTTAGAAGAGAGAAAAGCTGAATTAGCTAAGGCTGCATTAGAGTTGAAATTAGCTAGTGAGGACATTGATGTTACTCTACCTAGTAAAAAAGTTGAATTAGGTGGAATTAACCCATTAAATAAAATTATTGAAGAGATTGAAGAAATTTTTATTTCTATGGGATATTCAGTTGCTGAAGGACCTGAAGTAGAAACTGACAAGTTTAACTTTGAGATGTTAAACTTACCTAAAGATCACCCAGCTCGTGATATGCAAGATTCATTTTATATTACAAATGAATTATTAATGAGAACACAAACATCACCTGTTCAAGCACGTGAAATGTTAAAAGCTAATGGAGAAGGACCTATCAAGATTATTTGTCCTGGTAAAGTATTCCGTCGTGATAATGACGATGCTACTCACTCTCACCAATTTACTCAAATTGAAGGATTAGTAGTAGATAAAAACATCACATTTAGTGATTTAAAAGGTACTTTAGAGCACTTTATTAAAGCTGTATTCGGAGAAAATAAAAAAATCCGTCTACGTCCAAGCTTCTTCCCGTTCACTGAGCCTTCAGTAGAGGTTGATGTATCTTGGGGTAATGAAGATGATGAAGAAAACATTAAATGGCTTGAAATTTTAGGAGCTGGTATGGTTCACCCTAACGTTCTTAAAATGGCTGGTTTTGATCCAGAAGTATACTCTGGATTCGCTTTTGGTATGGGGCCAGAACGTGTTGCGATGTTAAAATATGGAATTAGCGATATTAGAAGTTTCTACACAAATGATGTAAGATTCTTAAAACAATTCAATAGTGATAGAAACGATTAA
- the plsY gene encoding glycerol-3-phosphate 1-O-acyltransferase PlsY: MITQIILFCVLAYVIGSIPFALIVGKVFYNTDIRTLGSGNLGTTNTFRCLGKKAGVTVFICDVSKGIIATFLPTLMLGRVDFLSIFGAFAMIGHVFPIFANFKGGKAVATGSGVFIFLYPMLSLLLLAIFFSTLFLTGYVSLGSILISLTAIGYLSLFETGFDKWIMIVMCIFVIYMHKKNILRLISGTENQSKLKIGKGKKNDENH, encoded by the coding sequence ATGATTACACAAATAATATTATTTTGCGTTTTAGCATATGTAATTGGTTCGATACCTTTTGCATTAATAGTAGGGAAAGTATTTTACAATACAGATATTAGAACACTTGGAAGTGGAAATTTAGGTACAACAAATACTTTTAGATGTCTTGGAAAAAAGGCAGGAGTTACAGTATTTATATGTGATGTATCAAAAGGGATAATCGCTACATTTCTTCCAACATTGATGCTAGGAAGAGTAGACTTTTTATCAATATTTGGAGCATTTGCAATGATAGGTCATGTTTTTCCTATCTTCGCAAACTTCAAAGGCGGAAAAGCCGTAGCTACGGGTTCAGGAGTATTTATCTTCTTATATCCTATGTTAAGCTTGTTACTTTTAGCTATATTCTTCTCAACACTATTTTTAACAGGATATGTTTCATTAGGTAGCATACTTATTAGTTTAACTGCTATTGGGTACCTTAGCCTGTTTGAAACTGGATTTGATAAGTGGATTATGATAGTGATGTGTATTTTTGTTATTTATATGCACAAAAAGAATATACTGAGATTAATAAGTGGGACAGAAAATCAATCGAAATTAAAAATTGGAAAGGGAAAAAAGAATGACGAAAATCATTAG
- a CDS encoding phosphate/phosphite/phosphonate ABC transporter substrate-binding protein — protein MKKILLALFSFIFVFSIVGCTTKTETKKEEKVIKMGFVPLKNSEKLVEDLKPISDYLSERLGVKVEAFTASNYIGVVEGLGSGSVDFGIIPPFSSLLAQKQSSAKPILTSKGKTGKPGYTAELYVRKDSGIKSLQDVKGKKVAFVDPSSSSGYIYPGAMLVEAGLNLDKDISYQFSGGHDKSLQLLLNKDVDVIATFDGVEDRYAKDFPQAKTDIQKLATSDMIPGIMVTTSSKMDKELQDKLEKALRDVENDPKMKELFTKMFSITGFTDVDQDAYKKVEATAKVMNVDLDKVK, from the coding sequence ATGAAGAAAATATTATTGGCGTTATTTAGTTTTATTTTTGTCTTCTCTATCGTAGGATGTACTACAAAGACTGAAACGAAAAAAGAAGAAAAAGTTATTAAAATGGGATTTGTTCCTCTGAAAAATAGTGAAAAACTTGTTGAAGATCTTAAACCAATCTCTGATTATCTTTCTGAAAGATTAGGGGTAAAAGTAGAAGCTTTTACAGCTAGTAACTATATTGGTGTAGTTGAGGGATTAGGTAGTGGAAGTGTTGATTTTGGTATCATTCCACCATTTTCATCTTTACTTGCTCAAAAACAAAGTAGTGCAAAACCTATACTAACTTCTAAAGGTAAAACAGGTAAACCTGGATACACTGCTGAATTATATGTAAGAAAAGATTCAGGTATTAAATCACTTCAAGATGTTAAAGGTAAAAAAGTAGCATTTGTAGATCCATCATCTTCATCAGGGTATATTTATCCAGGTGCTATGTTAGTTGAAGCTGGTCTTAATTTAGATAAAGATATCAGTTATCAATTTAGTGGTGGACATGATAAGAGTTTACAATTACTTCTTAACAAAGATGTTGATGTAATTGCGACATTCGATGGAGTAGAAGATAGATATGCTAAAGACTTCCCACAGGCAAAAACTGATATTCAAAAATTAGCAACTAGTGATATGATTCCTGGTATTATGGTTACAACTTCTAGCAAAATGGATAAAGAGTTACAGGATAAATTAGAAAAAGCTCTTCGTGATGTTGAAAATGATCCAAAAATGAAAGAATTATTCACAAAGATGTTTAGTATCACTGGATTTACTGATGTGGATCAAGATGCTTATAAAAAAGTAGAAGCAACTGCAAAAGTTATGAATGTTGATTTAGATAAAGTAAAATAG
- the ruvB gene encoding Holliday junction branch migration DNA helicase RuvB, translated as MEDRMVSASQNFGEEREEQSLRPKFLSQYIGQEQIKSNLKIFIEAAKLRGEVLDHCLLYGPPGLGKTTLATIIANEMEVGIKYTSGPAIEKSGDLAAILTSLEPGDVLFIDEIHRISRSIEEILYSAMEDFYLDIVIGKGEESRSIRIELPPFTLVGATTRAGALTAPLRDRFGVHCRLEFYTISELQNIIERTSDIFECDIDEQSSYEIAMRSRGTPRIANRLLKRVRDFAQVKNDGVIAKELAVESLDLLQVDAKGLDNIDYKILECLIKRYEGRAVGLETIAVTIGEESITIEDVYEPYLVKEGFIERTPRGRRATSKAYQHLGIAYKVE; from the coding sequence ATGGAAGATAGAATGGTATCTGCAAGTCAAAATTTTGGTGAAGAGCGAGAAGAACAGTCTTTAAGACCGAAGTTTCTTAGTCAATATATAGGACAAGAACAGATAAAAAGTAATTTGAAAATATTTATAGAGGCTGCAAAACTTCGTGGCGAGGTTCTAGATCATTGCTTACTATATGGTCCTCCTGGATTAGGTAAGACAACACTCGCGACAATTATTGCCAATGAGATGGAAGTGGGAATAAAATATACTTCGGGGCCTGCGATAGAAAAATCTGGAGATTTAGCTGCTATATTAACTAGTCTTGAACCAGGTGATGTTCTTTTTATCGATGAAATTCACAGAATAAGTAGATCTATTGAAGAGATACTATATTCTGCGATGGAAGATTTTTATCTTGATATTGTAATTGGTAAAGGTGAAGAATCGCGTAGTATTAGGATTGAACTACCACCATTCACATTGGTTGGTGCAACTACGAGAGCTGGAGCTTTAACTGCACCACTTCGAGATAGGTTTGGTGTACATTGTCGTCTGGAATTTTATACTATTTCTGAATTGCAAAACATTATAGAAAGAACATCTGATATTTTTGAATGTGATATTGATGAACAGAGTTCGTATGAAATTGCGATGAGATCTCGTGGAACACCTCGAATAGCGAATAGGCTTCTTAAACGTGTAAGAGACTTCGCTCAAGTAAAAAATGATGGTGTTATAGCTAAGGAATTAGCTGTTGAATCGTTGGATCTACTACAAGTAGATGCGAAAGGTCTTGATAATATCGACTATAAAATACTTGAATGTTTGATTAAGCGTTATGAAGGTCGTGCTGTAGGTCTTGAAACAATTGCTGTGACTATAGGTGAAGAAAGTATCACTATAGAAGATGTATATGAGCCATATCTTGTAAAAGAAGGATTTATAGAACGTACGCCTAGAGGACGTCGTGCTACATCTAAAGCATATCAGCATTTAGGAATAGCGTATAAAGTTGAATAA
- a CDS encoding bifunctional methylenetetrahydrofolate dehydrogenase/methenyltetrahydrofolate cyclohydrolase: MTKIISGTQLAKELREEIKNEAAALREKGVEPTLAVVLVGDNKASRSYVNSKHKACIENNINSIKIELPEEISTDDLLNEIEKLNSDYKVHGILVQLPLPKHIDAEKVLNAVTPSKDVDGFHPINVGKLVIGEAKLIPCTPLGILEMIKSTGEEISGKLALVIGRSNIVGKPISTLLLQNNATVITAHSRTKDLEELIEQADIIVSCVGVAHFLSGKEKVKPTCTIIDVGNNYKDGKLVGDVNLDEFMEKVAYISPVPGGVGPLTITMLMRNTLTATYDLLEK, from the coding sequence ATGACGAAAATCATTAGTGGAACACAACTTGCGAAAGAGTTAAGAGAAGAAATTAAAAATGAAGCAGCTGCTTTAAGAGAAAAAGGTGTTGAACCTACACTTGCAGTTGTTTTAGTAGGAGATAATAAAGCATCAAGAAGTTATGTTAATTCTAAACATAAAGCGTGTATAGAAAATAATATAAATTCTATAAAAATTGAGTTACCAGAAGAAATCTCTACTGATGATTTATTAAATGAAATCGAAAAATTAAATAGTGATTATAAGGTTCACGGAATTTTAGTACAATTACCATTGCCAAAACACATAGATGCAGAAAAAGTTCTGAATGCTGTAACTCCATCAAAAGATGTAGATGGATTCCATCCTATAAATGTTGGAAAGTTAGTGATTGGAGAAGCTAAACTTATTCCTTGTACACCATTAGGGATTTTAGAAATGATAAAATCAACTGGTGAGGAAATTTCCGGGAAACTTGCTCTAGTAATTGGAAGAAGTAATATTGTAGGTAAACCTATTTCGACTTTATTACTTCAAAATAATGCAACTGTAATTACTGCTCATTCTAGAACTAAAGATTTAGAAGAGCTAATAGAGCAAGCTGATATTATTGTAAGCTGTGTAGGAGTTGCACATTTCCTAAGTGGAAAAGAAAAAGTAAAACCAACTTGTACGATTATTGATGTAGGTAATAACTACAAAGATGGTAAGTTAGTTGGAGATGTAAATCTTGATGAGTTTATGGAGAAAGTTGCTTATATTTCTCCTGTACCTGGAGGAGTAGGGCCTTTAACAATCACAATGTTAATGAGAAATACATTAACGGCTACTTATGATTTACTAGAAAAATAA
- a CDS encoding epoxyqueuosine reductase QueH, producing MIDSKQFINTRHKNQKINYDNVLKELIKEWEKTNFRPKILIHSCCAPCSTYVLEYLSEISDITIFFSNSNIHPKEEYIKRMLVQKDFVEEFNKRNDKKIKFLADEYAPSKFISAVKGHEEDREGGDRCHICYEMRLDSSAQKAEELGYDYFASALTLSPKKNATVINEAGYVLQEQVSIYYLPSDFKKNNGYKRSVEMCNDYNIYRQCYCGCVFAAKDQGIDFKEVNKKARDFNRNHEDYEKFKSLIKLGGELI from the coding sequence ATGATTGATAGTAAACAATTTATAAATACAAGACACAAAAATCAAAAAATTAATTATGATAACGTACTAAAAGAACTTATAAAAGAATGGGAGAAGACTAATTTTCGTCCAAAAATTCTTATTCACTCTTGTTGTGCTCCTTGTAGTACATATGTATTAGAATATTTATCTGAGATTAGTGATATTACAATATTTTTCTCAAATTCTAACATACATCCGAAAGAAGAATATATTAAACGTATGTTAGTGCAAAAAGATTTTGTAGAAGAGTTTAATAAAAGAAATGATAAAAAGATTAAATTCTTAGCTGATGAGTACGCACCAAGCAAATTTATCAGTGCTGTAAAAGGACATGAAGAGGATAGAGAAGGAGGAGATAGATGTCATATTTGTTATGAAATGCGTTTAGACTCTTCTGCCCAAAAGGCTGAGGAACTAGGTTATGACTATTTTGCCTCTGCTTTGACACTTAGTCCTAAAAAAAATGCTACTGTAATAAATGAAGCTGGATATGTTCTTCAGGAACAAGTTTCAATATATTATCTACCATCTGATTTTAAAAAGAATAATGGTTATAAAAGATCTGTAGAAATGTGTAATGACTATAATATATATAGACAATGTTACTGTGGATGTGTATTTGCAGCTAAAGATCAAGGTATTGATTTTAAAGAAGTAAATAAAAAAGCTCGAGACTTCAATAGAAATCATGAGGATTATGAGAAATTTAAATCATTAATTAAACTTGGTGGAGAATTGATTTAA
- the pheT gene encoding phenylalanine--tRNA ligase subunit beta produces MLVSYNWLKQYTNVEDNANALAEKITRGGIEVEGVEYLAEEISNVVVGYVVSKEKHPDAEKLNVCQVNVGEEENLQIVCGAPNVDAGQYVIVAKVGAKLPGIKIKKAKLRGVESQGMICSLAELGLSKSVVSKNYQEGIYVFETEQELGSDVVEVLGLNDYILDLSITPNRADALSMRGLTYELGALYNNKVNFNDVEKEEKYEATSLQVAIESDSCRNYVGQIVKNVEVKSSPLWLQTRLMNSGIRPINNIVDITNYVLLEFGQPMHAFDKDLVGDKIVVRDAKEGEVLETLDGEERKLQTTDLVITDGTRAIALGGVMGGKNTEVSEETKNIILESAYFNPTSVRRTSAAHGLRSDSSARFEKGIDPNMQKAALARAVELILELCPNAVVESSVGVVNKEEEKVVEITTSYINNYLGITLSTEEIVAILEGLSFSVEVTGENLVVKVPTRRPDISIKQDLVEEVIRIYGYDNLASTLPKFSKTTKGGLTYSQRMVRDLRAVYASLGFNDTINYSLVSEEEATEYTLEDHHKVRLLMPMTETHSTLRQSLVPGLLNTVQYNVARKQKDLKLLEIGRVFFGSGDDNIQPKETLYLSAALTGEERATKWLKESSSLDFFVAKGYLEVVFNCLGLDEKVTYKKSKLEGMHPGRFAEVYLGEKRIGFIGEVHPQVADKLGLNTTYVFEINLDEVISESKVKPKYEEVTKYPEITRDIAMLVDVKDEYQNIYNVIESVNSKLITKVELFDLYVGAELLVGKKSLALTITYSDKQKTLTDEEVTAVHDKVLSALTEYGAIIR; encoded by the coding sequence ATGTTAGTAAGTTATAATTGGTTAAAACAATATACGAATGTTGAAGATAATGCAAATGCATTAGCTGAAAAAATCACACGTGGTGGTATTGAAGTTGAAGGTGTTGAATATTTAGCAGAAGAAATATCTAACGTTGTAGTTGGATATGTAGTATCTAAAGAAAAACACCCTGATGCTGAAAAATTAAATGTATGTCAAGTAAACGTTGGTGAAGAAGAAAATCTACAAATTGTTTGTGGTGCACCAAATGTTGATGCTGGACAATATGTAATTGTTGCTAAAGTAGGAGCAAAATTACCAGGAATTAAAATTAAAAAAGCTAAACTTCGTGGTGTAGAATCACAAGGTATGATTTGTTCATTAGCTGAATTAGGATTAAGTAAGAGTGTAGTGTCTAAAAATTATCAAGAAGGTATCTACGTATTTGAGACTGAGCAAGAGTTAGGTTCTGATGTTGTTGAAGTACTTGGTTTAAATGATTATATCTTAGATTTATCAATTACACCTAACAGAGCGGATGCATTAAGTATGCGTGGTCTTACTTATGAATTAGGAGCTTTATACAATAACAAAGTTAACTTTAATGATGTAGAAAAAGAAGAAAAATACGAAGCTACTTCATTACAAGTTGCTATCGAAAGTGATTCTTGTAGAAACTATGTAGGTCAAATAGTGAAAAATGTTGAAGTGAAATCTTCGCCACTATGGTTACAAACAAGACTTATGAATTCTGGAATTCGTCCGATTAACAACATTGTAGATATTACAAACTACGTACTGTTAGAATTTGGTCAACCAATGCATGCATTCGATAAAGATTTAGTTGGAGATAAAATCGTAGTTCGTGATGCTAAAGAAGGTGAAGTTCTAGAAACTCTTGATGGAGAAGAGAGAAAATTACAAACAACTGATTTAGTAATTACTGATGGAACGCGCGCTATTGCTCTTGGAGGAGTAATGGGTGGTAAAAACACAGAAGTAAGTGAAGAAACTAAAAATATTATTTTAGAATCTGCATATTTTAATCCGACATCAGTTCGTCGTACTTCAGCTGCTCATGGGTTAAGAAGTGATTCTTCTGCAAGATTTGAAAAAGGTATTGATCCTAATATGCAAAAAGCAGCCCTTGCTCGTGCAGTAGAATTAATCTTAGAATTATGTCCAAATGCCGTAGTTGAAAGTTCAGTTGGAGTAGTTAATAAAGAAGAAGAGAAAGTTGTAGAAATTACTACTTCATATATTAACAACTACCTTGGAATTACATTATCTACTGAAGAGATTGTAGCTATTTTAGAAGGATTAAGTTTTTCAGTAGAAGTAACAGGAGAAAACTTAGTAGTTAAAGTACCTACTAGAAGACCTGATATCTCAATTAAACAAGACTTAGTTGAAGAAGTTATTAGAATTTATGGATATGATAATCTAGCTTCAACATTACCAAAATTCTCTAAAACTACTAAAGGTGGTTTAACTTATTCACAAAGAATGGTACGTGATCTGCGCGCAGTATACGCTAGCTTAGGATTTAACGATACTATTAACTATTCATTAGTATCTGAAGAAGAAGCTACGGAGTATACTTTAGAAGATCACCACAAAGTTAGATTATTAATGCCTATGACTGAAACTCACTCGACATTACGTCAAAGTTTAGTTCCAGGATTATTAAACACTGTTCAATATAACGTAGCTAGAAAACAAAAAGATCTAAAACTTCTTGAAATTGGACGTGTATTCTTCGGTAGTGGAGATGATAATATCCAACCTAAAGAAACACTATACTTAAGTGCTGCGCTAACTGGAGAAGAAAGAGCGACTAAATGGCTTAAAGAAAGTAGCTCATTAGACTTCTTCGTGGCTAAAGGATACTTAGAAGTTGTTTTTAATTGTTTAGGCTTAGATGAAAAAGTTACATATAAAAAATCTAAACTTGAAGGTATGCACCCAGGACGTTTCGCTGAGGTATATTTAGGTGAAAAACGTATTGGATTTATTGGAGAAGTTCACCCTCAAGTTGCAGATAAACTTGGATTAAATACTACATATGTATTTGAAATTAATTTAGATGAAGTTATTTCAGAAAGTAAAGTTAAACCTAAGTATGAAGAGGTAACTAAATATCCTGAAATTACAAGAGACATCGCTATGTTAGTTGATGTTAAAGATGAATATCAAAATATCTATAATGTAATTGAATCAGTAAATAGTAAATTAATTACTAAAGTTGAATTATTCGACTTATATGTAGGCGCTGAGTTATTAGTTGGTAAGAAATCACTAGCTTTAACTATTACATATAGTGATAAACAAAAAACTTTAACAGATGAAGAAGTAACAGCGGTACATGATAAAGTACTTTCTGCGCTTACAGAGTACGGAGCTATAATTAGGTAG